The Methylocaldum marinum genome includes the window ATCCGGCAAAGCCGAATCCGGGAACATCTTGGATCAGGCAGCTACCGAGCGCGCCTTCTTCCTGCCGAGCGACACCAGGCCCATTAAGCCGGTGCCGAATAGCCAGACGGCTGCAGGGACGGGTACGGGGGCTGGGGTGGCGGCGGCGGCGCCGAGTACGAGGTTGTCGATTCTCAAGTCGAATCTCTTGCCGTCCTGTGGGACGATGGGATAGCCCTTGTAGTGGATCCAGAAGGCGTCGATATCCGCAAACGAAGAGTCCAGGTTCAGCACACCCTCGAAGCCGTTGGCGACTGTCTGATAAGCCACCGCGGAATCGTAGTTGGTGCCGTCACCGGACGAAAGGTCCGGATTCAGCGCCGTATTGAAACCGATGATTTCCCATAAGTCATCGGGCCCGGTCCCCGGATTGGCATTCTTGATCGGCGCGTAAAACTCCAAGGATTTGAGGCTGAAGGACGTGCTGTCCTGAGCGCGTACGTAGATGCCGGGGGAGTCGGGATGGTACTGGAGCAAGGTGCTGTCGTCTCCATCGTACCGGTGCAGGTGAGCGTTCGGGTCCGGGTTGCTCACGGTGCCGATCGCCGCGCCAGCGGTGAGATAACAGCCGGCCGAGCCCGCCCCGGCACAGGTCCCGTCCGCCTCTGGCGCGATGTTGGCTTTGCCGTAATAGGCCGCGAACGTCATATCCTCGAAATCGATCGTCACGTCATCCACGATGGCGGCGCTAGCGGTACTAGCGGCCAAACTCAGTGTGGAAAACATAAATCCGGCGATTGTCTTCGATAGGGTCATTTACAAATCTCCGTTGGTTATAGGTCCAGCATTCCCGCGTGGTCGGGGAGTTGTGCCTCCCGGCGGGAATTCCATGCAAAAAAAACCGGGCAGACGAGAAGAAAACCCGGTCGTCGAAAGACCGATCCAGAGGTTTCCCGCTGAAATCGGGGGAGGGAGTTTCCGTTGCCTGATCGCCACGCCATGACGATCGCCCCCCCGGTGGAGGAAGGCAAATGTCATACCAAACGAAGTGCATGACGGCTGGCTAAAGTGCAAGCCGCGTGGAACCTGCGCCATTGCTGTAAAGAAGCACTTCTGCCTCGGATTTCTATAGGCTGGATTCGGCCGGATCGTTCGCGGCAACTGTGGGATTCGATTGAGAGAGGTGTGTGAAATGACACAGTTGATGAAGCTAGCGCTCCTTATCCTGCGTCGAAGGCGGTCGACGTAAAGTGTCACCTGAGATACTTGAGCCCACATATCTTTGTGTAAGCAATTGCGTACGGGCTATCCCAAGGAGCTTTTGCATTTGATGGCATGAGATGTGCTTATTTAAACGATGCGCAACAGTCTGTCACTTTCGATTTACATGCGGAACTATGAAAAAACATTTCTTATCAAGTCTGCTTCTGCTCGGCTGCGGCTTTTCGGTTTATGCCGTTCAAGAGGGATCGCCGATTCCCGGATGCCCCGCGGTCTTGCCGGGCAATAGCGAGAAGTTGAATTTCGATGCTTATACCGGAAAAGTCTTGCTGGTCGACTTTTGGGCTACCTGGTGTCCGCCTTGTAAGAAGTCCATGCCCTTTTTGAACGGTTTGCGCAACGAATATTTGAAGAAGGATTTTGAAGTCGTCGCCATCAACGTCGACGAGAACACCGAAGAAGCCCTGCGGTTCCTGAAAGCCCATCCGGTGGATTACATCACCGCTTTCGACCCCACGGGCGAGTGCCCGCGGGTTTTCGAAGTGCAGGCTATGCCGTCTTCATACCTTGTCGATCGTCAGGGCAAGGTTCGCATGGTTCACCTCGGGTACCGCGACGAGGATCAGGAAGGGATTCGAAAGCAGGTCGACGCTCTTTTGGGAGAGTGAGATGACGTTCTTCCGTAAGCCTCGGTTATCGTATTTGCGGCAACCGATACTTTTGTGCGCCTGTGTCGTCTGTCAGGCCTGCAGCAGCGTGGCTCCTTGGGAGAGAGGCACGCTGGCCAGGCCGGAAATGTCGATCAATCCGAACCCCAGCCTGACCGGCCTGCGCGATCACATCTTTTCCAGCAAGGAAGCCTCGCAAGGTGGACACAGTGGCACGGGGGGCGGCTGTGGCTGCAACTGATCCGTATCCACCGTCTCTCTGCCGATTCGCTTGCCGTGCCGCGCCGGCAGGTCGCCTTTTTAGCGGAGAAAGGGCTTATCCTCTCCGTCTTGCGTGCCGGCATGGTCCAGGCGGCGTCAGCAAGGGATGCCAGGCTGACTCACAGCACGTCCGCCGGCGACCCGAGTTAGGTCGGCAATCCTTTGCCGACGACGATGTCTGCGTCGCCCTTGCAACGAAGGCGACGTGAGACATGCGGGTTAAATCGGAAAAGCCCAAAGCCCTCCTTGCCCTGACCACGGCCGCTCTCGGGCTCCCGGGCATCGATGCGCCGGCCGCGACTCCGGTTTCGCAAGCGCAAGGTAACGTCAGTTTCGGTTATTACCAGGAAAGCGATAACCGAATGCAGGTTGAGGTCACCCACGGCGATTTCATCATCCCGGTTTCCGACCGGCTCGAATTCACCTTCAGTATTGACCGCGATACTTATACAGGCGCCACGCCGGCGTTCAGCATCCCGGCGACCATGGCGGATCAGCCCAAGTACAAGCAGAATGACGACGGAACGCCCGCCAGCGCGGCGACGCCGGCCGATGTCGTTTCGGCGGCTTCCGGCGGGGTTACCGCTGGCGGGTTGACGATTCTGGGCGGGCTCAATGCCTTTAAAGGTTTCGTCGATGCGGGACGTGCTGCGGAGGGCGCTGCTGCCGCGGAGATAGAGCTGTGGAAGCGGGACAACCCCGAGCCTTCGGCTCCTCCCGCACCGCCGACCATCGGCAACGTGCAAATCGATTTTGAAAACATGCTGTTCGCGGCCTATTACGCCAAAGCCAACGCAGTGCCGCAAGCGGACGGCAGTTGTGCCGGAACCGGGCAGCTCGGATGCTATTACGAGGATGGTTTTGCGATCGGGACAGTGGACGACGGCAATCCGAGTGCCCACCTGCACCGGTACGACGGAGATTTCAGCACTTTGCTCGGCTATCACGCCGACTCGCCCGGCATCTACTTGCGGGAATTAAACGGGGCACCCTTCAGTCTCGATTCCATGGAGTTTTACGCCCGGACCCGGAATGCCAATCCGGGGACGGGGCCCGACGACTACTGGGAGATCCTGGGTTTTAACCAGGCGTCGAACCCCGGCCTCGGCGAAGGCGACGGCACAAACTATGCAACGCGTGTAGCCTATCAGATTGTGGCCAACGGCTTCGAAGGTGCATTGACCCTGAACGAGGCGTTTCGGAACATCAATGCCTTGTGGATCCATTACAAAGGCCATCCAAAAACTCCTCCCGCCAACACGCGGTTCGAAACTCAAGTAGATAACATCAACCTCTCGGGTGTAACCGTACCGATCGAAAGGACCGAGGAGCAAAAGGCGTGGGACAGAAAGCTAGAAGCTGAGATCAAGAGACTTACCCGTCTCGCTGTCATCTCGCAATATCGCGCGGTTCTCGACGGCCTTGTACCGAAAGGCACCAAGACGGTCCAACGTTTTCAGCGGCAGCCCCGGGAATCCAGGACCATGCCGGTGTTCGGTGCCAAATACTATTTCGACGAAGCGACGCTTGCGTTCTCCGGCGGCTATTCTCTCGAACCGGATTTCAAATCCAGTTTCGGCTCGATCAACCTAAGCCGCGAATTCAACCAGAAACACACCACGGTGTCCGCCGGCTACAGCCTGACGAGCAATGACATCACGCGCAGCATCGCCCATTCGGTAGATAGCGATCACTCGCACGATAACGATGAGTCGCCCAACTACCCTGATTTGCGCGAAGAGAGCGTTTTCCACGGTTTTAGCACCAGTATCGCTCAGGTTTTGGACAAGAATACCTTGTTTCAGGCGACAGCCAGCTACACTAACCAGAGCGGTTATCTCACCAATCCTTATAAGTTCGTTTACGTCCGCGGGGAGATCACGCCCGAGGAATACTACGAGATATCGCAGGCCAGGCCCGGGACGATCGACTGGAAATCGGTGACCGATCTCGAAGTCGTGGGAATCGAGCTGTTTCGGGAGAGACGTCCCGACGAGCGCAACCAATGGGCTTTTTCAGGCCGATTGAACCGCCATATACCGGCGCTGGATGCGTCCCTGCATTTCGATTACCGGTACTACTTCGACGACTGGGGCATCGATTCCCACACCTTCGAGTTGAAGTGGTATCAGCCGTTGCCGTTCGGCATTATGGCGGCGCCTAGCATCCGCTATTATTCGCAGTCGCAAGCCGATTTCTTTGCGCCTTATTTCCTCGCTCCGAGAGCCGACGGCTATTATTCGAGCGATTTTCGCCTGTCCGGGTTCGGCGCCTTGAGCGGCGGGATCACGTTCAGCAAGCAGTTCACCAAGGGTATTCGCCTGGAAGCGGGTTTCGAGTATTACAGCCACGCCGGGGATTTGAAGTTGGGCGGGGGCGGCGCGGGCGACTATGCCGACTTCAATTATTTCCTGGCTCATGCCGGACTCAACGTCAATCTGTCGGCGCCGGGTTCGTTCGCGGGCGGCCATCACCATCACGGCTCGCACCATCATGGGAGTCCCATGCCTGCCGGTATCATGGTCGGCCATATGATGGACCAGGCCGATAGCCTGATGGTCGGGTATCGCTACATGTACAGCAACCAGGCGGGCGCCATGCTGCACGGTACCGGCAGGGTCGGCAGCCGAACGCTGACCGGTAGCGCCTGCGGCGACTCCGGATGTATCTCCCGCCCGACCGACATGACCATGCACATGCACATGCTGGACATCATGTACGCGCCGACCAGCTGGCTGAACCTGATGCTGATGCCCCAGCTGGTCGACATGGATATGAGTTTGAAGCAGCTGCCGGGCGCTCCGGAAGACGACGAGCACGGCGGCGGGCACAGCAGCGACGGCTTCGGCGATACCTTGATGGTGGCGTTGATCAAGTTGTTCGACGTGTCCGGGCACCGTCTCAATCTGGGACTGGGGGTCAGCGCGCCCACGGGTGATGTCGACATGACCGTGGATGGCGGTGCTACGGAAGACGGCAAATTACAGGATTACGGCATGCAGCTCGGCAGCGGCACCTGGGATTTCAAACCCAGCCTGACCTATACGGGACAGTCGGACAAGTGGTTCTGGGGCGCGCAGGTGAGCGGCACCAAGCGGCTCGAAGGCAGAAACAAGTCGGGTTATGCCCTGGGCGACGTATTTCAGACCACCGCCTGGGGCGGCTACAGCCTCACGAACTGGCTGTCGGCGTCGGTGCGGGGCGTTTACACCGTCCAAGGTTCGATCCGCGGAAAATTCAACCGTGAACATTCGACCAGCGCGCCGGTGGATTTTCCGTCCAACTACGGCGGGCGCTATTGGGATGTGGGATTGGGTTTGAATCTGTCGGTACCCAGCGGCGATTTCGCCGGCCACAATCTCAGCATCGAGTGGCTGCAGCCGGTATCGGACGATGTCAACGGATACCAGTTGGAGCGCACCGGCTCCTTGGCGGTCACCTGGAATTATGCGTTTTGATCGCTCGGGGCGTGGTTGCCGATTCGATTCCGGTTTTCGGCCGCCTGTTCGGTAACCGATCGCGAGACGCTCCTGCTTCTCGGGTTGAACTCGGGTTGAACTCGGCTATTGAACGAAACCGAAACGAGGGTATTCATGATCCAGCGGCGTATACCGTTCTTTGAAGCCGGAGTTTCCAACAGGATGCGCGGGAAGCGGCTTTGCCGCCTTCGTCGGCAAAGGATTGTCGACCGGTGCCGTAATCCGTTGTCATTTCCGGCTCCATCGGCAGGGAGTCTATCTCCGACGTCCATGTTGCGGGCTTTCCCTCGACAGAACTCAGGACAGGCTCGCCCGCGGGCTGCTCGCGACGCTTTCTCCTTACCCTCTGAGTTTAAGTCGTCGGGCAGGAGCCTCGGAGCAGGCGGAAAACAGACTTGAATTCACGCCACCTCAAATCTTTCCGCTTTGCCTTCAAGGCAATGGGCAGCCCCTGCGAAATCCAGCTGTTCGCCGAGAGCGGGGCAGAGGCCCGGCGGATTTCGGACGCGGCCGTGACCGACGTGCGCCGACTGGAAAGCCGCTATTCGCGCTATCGCAGCGATAGCTTGCTGTCCGGGATCAACCGGGTCGCTGCCGAGGGCGGCCGGATCACGGTGGACGCGGAAACCGCGGGTTTGTTGAACTACGCGGCCACCTGCCACGAACAAAGCGCCGGGCTCTTCGACATCACTTCGGGAATCTTGCGCCGCGCCTGGCGCTTCGACCGGGGCGAACTGCCGGATGTCGTACGAGTACAGGATTTGCTTGAGCGGATAGGCTGGCACAAGCTGCGCTGGGAGCCGCCGGTGCTCGAATTTCCGGTACCGGGCATGGAACTCGACTTCGGCGGCATCGTCAAGGAATACGCGGTCGACCGGGCGGCGGCGCTGTGCCGGAACGCCGGCATTCGACACGGCGTCATCAACTTGGGGGGCGACGTCAGGCTGATCGGCTCGCGTGCCGACGGCAGTCCCTGGCGAGTCGCCATTTCTCACCCCCGAGAAAAAGGATCGATGATCAAGACCTTGAGCTTGCGGGAGGGCGCGGTTGCCAGCAGCGGCGACTACGAGCGCTGTATCCTCGTGGACGGCATCCGATACGGTCATGTGCTGAATCCCAAAACCGGCTGGCCGGTACGCCGTCTCGCCGCCGTCAGCGTCGTGGGCGACCTTTGCGTGGTTGCCGGGAGCGCCTCGACCATCGCCATGCTCAAGGAGGAGGACGGCCCGGCCTGGCTGGAAGCCATGGGTTTGCCGCATCTCTGGATAGACGTGGACGGGAATGTGGGCGGTTCATTGGCGGAATCGGGGGCGTGGACTTAGAGGGGGAGCGTCGCGAGCGATGTGCCAAGGGGGGAGATTGCTTTCCAACTCTTGATACAGGCCGAAGCGCGCTATCGCGACTTTGCCAACTTCTCCCGACCGTATTGTCCGATTGGAAATTGACCGGGGATCCGGTGCCGACGAATCGATCTGCAATACCATATCTCTGAGCGGTATGCCGCCGAACTAGGGCATATACCGCATTCTCGGTTATCGGCTTTCGAAGCATTGGTCCTCGGAGGGGGTGTAGCGCCTGGACCTGAGCTTTGGCACGATCTTTGCTGTGTCTTGGTGGCGCTCAAGCCACCGCATCTCTCCCACGCTGTCCGACACAGGCCTCCGTATGCAGCGTC containing:
- a CDS encoding TlpA family protein disulfide reductase yields the protein MKKHFLSSLLLLGCGFSVYAVQEGSPIPGCPAVLPGNSEKLNFDAYTGKVLLVDFWATWCPPCKKSMPFLNGLRNEYLKKDFEVVAINVDENTEEALRFLKAHPVDYITAFDPTGECPRVFEVQAMPSSYLVDRQGKVRMVHLGYRDEDQEGIRKQVDALLGE
- a CDS encoding DUF4266 domain-containing protein, which translates into the protein MTFFRKPRLSYLRQPILLCACVVCQACSSVAPWERGTLARPEMSINPNPSLTGLRDHIFSSKEASQGGHSGTGGGCGCN
- a CDS encoding FAD:protein FMN transferase; translation: MGSPCEIQLFAESGAEARRISDAAVTDVRRLESRYSRYRSDSLLSGINRVAAEGGRITVDAETAGLLNYAATCHEQSAGLFDITSGILRRAWRFDRGELPDVVRVQDLLERIGWHKLRWEPPVLEFPVPGMELDFGGIVKEYAVDRAAALCRNAGIRHGVINLGGDVRLIGSRADGSPWRVAISHPREKGSMIKTLSLREGAVASSGDYERCILVDGIRYGHVLNPKTGWPVRRLAAVSVVGDLCVVAGSASTIAMLKEEDGPAWLEAMGLPHLWIDVDGNVGGSLAESGAWT
- a CDS encoding DUF3570 domain-containing protein, translating into MRVKSEKPKALLALTTAALGLPGIDAPAATPVSQAQGNVSFGYYQESDNRMQVEVTHGDFIIPVSDRLEFTFSIDRDTYTGATPAFSIPATMADQPKYKQNDDGTPASAATPADVVSAASGGVTAGGLTILGGLNAFKGFVDAGRAAEGAAAAEIELWKRDNPEPSAPPAPPTIGNVQIDFENMLFAAYYAKANAVPQADGSCAGTGQLGCYYEDGFAIGTVDDGNPSAHLHRYDGDFSTLLGYHADSPGIYLRELNGAPFSLDSMEFYARTRNANPGTGPDDYWEILGFNQASNPGLGEGDGTNYATRVAYQIVANGFEGALTLNEAFRNINALWIHYKGHPKTPPANTRFETQVDNINLSGVTVPIERTEEQKAWDRKLEAEIKRLTRLAVISQYRAVLDGLVPKGTKTVQRFQRQPRESRTMPVFGAKYYFDEATLAFSGGYSLEPDFKSSFGSINLSREFNQKHTTVSAGYSLTSNDITRSIAHSVDSDHSHDNDESPNYPDLREESVFHGFSTSIAQVLDKNTLFQATASYTNQSGYLTNPYKFVYVRGEITPEEYYEISQARPGTIDWKSVTDLEVVGIELFRERRPDERNQWAFSGRLNRHIPALDASLHFDYRYYFDDWGIDSHTFELKWYQPLPFGIMAAPSIRYYSQSQADFFAPYFLAPRADGYYSSDFRLSGFGALSGGITFSKQFTKGIRLEAGFEYYSHAGDLKLGGGGAGDYADFNYFLAHAGLNVNLSAPGSFAGGHHHHGSHHHGSPMPAGIMVGHMMDQADSLMVGYRYMYSNQAGAMLHGTGRVGSRTLTGSACGDSGCISRPTDMTMHMHMLDIMYAPTSWLNLMLMPQLVDMDMSLKQLPGAPEDDEHGGGHSSDGFGDTLMVALIKLFDVSGHRLNLGLGVSAPTGDVDMTVDGGATEDGKLQDYGMQLGSGTWDFKPSLTYTGQSDKWFWGAQVSGTKRLEGRNKSGYALGDVFQTTAWGGYSLTNWLSASVRGVYTVQGSIRGKFNREHSTSAPVDFPSNYGGRYWDVGLGLNLSVPSGDFAGHNLSIEWLQPVSDDVNGYQLERTGSLAVTWNYAF